The sequence ATTTTCATGATGTCTAATGATTCTTCAATTTAAATTGGTCCAATCTGAAGTTTGAGTTCTTAAATTGGTGTTGTTGGTAGTAGAAATTGTACAAGGAAGATGAAGGTGGTATTGTTGATGCTTCCAATGGGTTGATAAATGAATGATTTGAGTTGTgaattagatgtatgctaggttgTGCAGGTGAGAAGAAATACAAGCCTGAAAATGGTCGGAATAGTACCAAAATCAGACAAGACACTGACTGATTAATTCTTTAGTGAGTCGACTCAGTGATTCGATGAACCCTAACCAACCGAATCATCCTTATCCAGACCAACTCAATTGAGTACTTTTGAGACTTTTATCAGGTGTCAGCTAGAACTTAACGACCTTAACAAGTCGTTAGTCGTTTTTTAAATAAAACGGTCAGGTacttttgaaaattttaaaaaaactagGGAACTTTTATTAGTGTATTTCCAAACAGGGACACAAAATTCCCTTATTACATTTTGCACTTCTATCCTTTGTGTGGCCGCTAGAGTAGGATGTCGATGAGGATGAAGCTTTACGTAGTTGGTTTCAACATAAAAAACTTTACTGTAGAATATATGTCCATGTAAAGTTCGTATATAAGTCCATGTATATGTTGGATCCTTGTATTAGAGTCAATTGTAACTCATATCCATATAACTTAATATAAATACATGCCTCAATAACCTAAGATGGTTAACTGAGAGCTTCCATAATTGTTCATGGTATCTAGAGCCAGAACAATCTCTCAGAAACCCTCAaaacttctttcttttcttcttcaaaaccctAGCCTGTTCTTTTTCTTTCACCATGTAAACTACTTCAACTCAAGACTCCTCTACTATTTCAATCATGTCACACAATACAGGAACTCCAACTATTGCTGCTTCTCAATCAATCAGTGTTGGCTCTTTCATGACctcattttttcttccttcatcaACCAAAATATTTCTCTTAGACAGAACTAATTTTCTTCTCTGGGAATCTCAAGTAACGCATATTCTAAAATCTCATCGTCTTTATAAATATCTTGTTGATTCATATGAAGTACCAGCTCAAGAACTTGTTGATGCCGCAACTGAAGAGAAAACTCTTAATCCATCTTATGAAGAATGGGAAGTCATCAACCAAACTATCATGTCTTGGATCAACTGCTCTCTAACTGAAACTATGAAATATGAATGTGCTCGACGAGGCAATTCTCGTGCAGTATGGAAGTATCTTCGCTCTAACTATGCTACTATCAATCCATCCAGAATCCTACAACTCAAGGAAAGCTTATCAACCATTCAAAAAGGTAAGTCTTCTATTTCTGAGTATATTCTCAAGATTAAGGACAAGTATTTATACGGACGTTATTGCTAGAACCTCTCTACCAACCTTTACTGAACTTCATGTTCTCATTCTCTATCACGAGTCTCATCTACAATATCTTTAAAGTCTCCAAACTTCGGCATCTGACTTGTAAACCTCGAaggttttctttgttggttctcaATCTAATGGTCATGGCCAATCTTCAAATCGTGGTCGTGGATCCTTTAATGGTCGTGGTAATTGGAACTCAACTGGTAATGGTCGTGGCCGTGCCAACTGGAATAATAATGTTCATCCAACTGGGAACTCAAATGGTCGTGGAAACTGGAAGAATGGTAGTTGTACTAACGGTGGCTGGAACAATGGTTATTCCAACAATAACTAGTCCAATACTCGTGGTCGTGGAAACAATGGAGGTCCTCCATTCAACAATAACTATTCCACTGGTTCTTTTGGTCGTCTTTATGGAAATGATCGTGGTAAAAATGCACCCTCAGTTCTTGGCCCACCACCCTCATCCTCTGTTGTGTGCCAATGGTGTGGAAATACTAGTCATACGGCCCAGACTTGCAATCGCCTTACGCAAGCTCAGACCATTGACTTACCTCAGGCCTTCTCAGCAATGCAACTGCAGTCCATTCCGTATGAAAATCATTGGTTTGCTGGCACTGCTGCTTATGCACACATGACTTCTGATGCTTCTCAGATGACCAATCGAGCTGATTATAACGGTAATGACAAAGTCCTTGTAGTCAATGGTCGTATTTTTCCCATTACAGGGACTGATGATATCACCATAACTTCTCCATCATCTCAGATATTACTGAAAAATACTCTTCGTGTTCCTTCAATTGCCAAAACTTTAGTATATGTTGGACAACTCACTCGTGATTCTAATTGTGTttttgtctttgataaatttggtttttgtatttAGGATCGATGAATGGTAATTCCTTTGTACAAGGGCAATACTGAAGATGGCATGTATCCCATTCTCAATAGCAATCATTGTTCTCCTAAGTCATCCACTTCATCAGCTTTTTCTGCCACTACAATTGGAGTTCGTACAAGTCCAGCAGTATGGAATATGTGTCTAGGTCATCCTAATAATCGTGTATTTCAGTCTCTTAAGTCTAGCCAATCTTTATCTTTTACGTCTAGTATTTCTTCTTTTCAATGTATTTGTGCTAGTTGTGTAGGTGCCAAGCACTATCGTCTTCCTTTCTTGTCAAGAACTACTTATTCTAATAAATTAGTGTTGTTATTCATCctgatttatggggtcctgcacctttttcatccaaatatggttttctttattttcttttgtttgttgatgAATGTTCTCGTTTTACCTGGCCATATTACTTATCCGATAAAACTCAAGTGTTTCGCTATTTTTTGGACTTCAAAGCTATGATTGAAAAACAATTTTCAACATCCATTATTGTTTTGCAATCTGATGGTGGTACTACGTATGCTAATCCATTAAAATCTTATTTGGTAGCTAATAGCATTCAAAGCCGATCTTCCTATCCTAGCACGCCACAACAAAATGGTCTTGCTGAGCGGAAAATACGACACATTATTGAAACTGGTCGTGCTCTTATGCTTCAATTATGCCACTGATGTCTACTTGATTAATCGTCTTCCCTCTCCTGTTTTGTCGAACAATACTCCTTATTTTGTTGTGCATAATAGAGCTCCAGATTATGATTTTCTCAAATCCTTTGGATGTCGTTGTTATCCTCCACTATCTCATTTCCTCCAAAAGAAATTGCAGCCAAAAACACTTCCTTGTGTATTTATTGGTTACAGTGATAAACATAAGGGTTATAAATGCTTAGAAGTTTCAAGTAGTCGTGTTTACATATCTCGACATGTAATTTTTGATGAGTCTGTCTTCCCATATCCCATTGATGTCGGTGTTAAAATCAACAATTTGTCTTCTTCTCCAGCTACGCGCACTCTGTTACACTagtccagaaggggctataaatgacGAATGAAGTCTGTTATAAATCATGATTAATCACGATTTTCACCTGTTATTCgaaccgttatttatttggtgtgacttTTTCTAAATGACAAAAAGAAAACGTTATTAAATATGAGGAATAAAATTTGTGATTTAAAGTCACATGCAAAATCCAttagtaaataaaataaaataacagaTGATTCCTTCCATAATGAAAGTATCTACTGCCACAGTTATTTTCTGTTAAATACAATGACGGTTAATATCCATCGTAAGGGAGGTATCTCAAATTCACCCCGATTCAGATTGATTTTGGGTAAATCCAGTTAGTTTGttataaaattaaaattacaattTCAACTGAATCTGAAATTAACTTTTATTAATTACCCAGCATAACATCCAAGAAAATGAAATCATCAAATACAAATGGAAAGATACTACATATTTGAACATTAGAACTGTATTCAATCTACTTTCATATACTCCAGTGTTGTTTTTCTGTCTTTCAACATCCAACTGTGCTTCCAAGGCTTCATTTTTCTGCTTCTTCTTCCGCACATTGACCTTCACTTCCTGGAACTTGGCCTTCATAAACGCAACAACAAGAATTTGAGTTTTAGAAACACCAGCACCCATTATGCGTATGTAACCCTTTCGATCAACGCCAAATATTTAGCTATATATATGAAGCAAATTCGGATTCATTGCAAGTTACAAAACAATCAaagatggaaaagaaaaaaaaactcattgtTTATACAAAACAATTGCAAACCAAATAAGTAAGCATTATAATAGTCTAAGAAAGCAACATAATCATCACTACACCATCCAATATCAAAATtcaagaagaagtaaaaagattcGTGTAACAACAAATTCATAACTAACCATGGTAAAAGCGTCGGTGCCCAAACACTTCTGCGCTGAAGGATCCTGGTCATATGCCTCCTCCACTAGTGCCTGCACATCGACAGAAGCCAATTAAAGCTGTAGACGGATCAAAACCATCAAAAAATCTATAAATTCTCAAACAATGATAGTACCGTTTACATGATAAACTTAAAAGTATAGAAAGAAGAAACTAACCTCATCATCTTCAACTTCCTCTTCATTCTCAGTATCCATATGCACCTTGGGCTTGTGAACACCATCCGGTATCTGCATAAATCATAGAAGGTTAGCGATACACCATGCATATCAGTGATGTTAGAACTTTAAGAGCAATGTCGAACAACACAGAATAAGATACCTTCTGCATATCCTCTCTTAAAACAGGCTTTGGTGTACAAGCATCTACCTCCACAGGAAGCCTATGCTAGTCCACCACCACCTGCAGCACCAACATCACCACCTCCTAATCCTACATAGGCACCACAAAAGGACTCCTATAACATAATCCTCCTTCCTCAACACCTATCCACCAACAACAAATCCTCCACAATGTCCTAA comes from Papaver somniferum cultivar HN1 chromosome 7, ASM357369v1, whole genome shotgun sequence and encodes:
- the LOC113299936 gene encoding uncharacterized protein LOC113299936; amino-acid sequence: MQKIPDGVHKPKVHMDTENEEEVEDDEALVEEAYDQDPSAQKCLGTDAFTMAKFQEVKVNVRKKKQKNEALEAQLDVERQKNNTGVYESRLNTVLMFKYVVSFHLYLMISFSWMLCWVINKS